A stretch of the Musa acuminata AAA Group cultivar baxijiao chromosome BXJ2-7, Cavendish_Baxijiao_AAA, whole genome shotgun sequence genome encodes the following:
- the LOC135582550 gene encoding uncharacterized protein LOC135582550 codes for MCFGLPLFASCVRASLRVMSGEEAHQKSMADSAWLEELQLPQVLISERVRSLHATIEQEWDYLRRSACQTAAGRALWNHVIRDPLAAVLAGESYLRSLYEKMRQDRLSDAREVSGVILAVRTLWFDSRIEAAINSFGDRGAHQVVLLGAGMDARAYRLSCLKESIVFEVDFPELLQIKVSLLKEMMASSKDQQIVMIAKSLVRVAADLREGDWIEELQKRGFVPTRNTVWVLEGILYYLSHLHAMQVLEVIAANCNLTHTVLLADFMNKSSVSLSNSTFHFYSDWPDHLLPTLGYCHVKLSQLGDPDAHFGLLHDPQNLFNKLRSLPRSMETHPEDGTPCRRLYLVEASGGPSQDS; via the exons ATGTGTTTTGGGCTTCCTCTGTTTGCTTCTTGTGTCAGAGCTTCCCTCCGAGTCATGTCTGGAGAAGAAGCGCATCAGAAATCCATGGCGGACTCGGCATGGCTGGAGGAGCTGCAGTTGCCTCAGGTGCTGATCTCTGAGAGAGTGCGCTCGTTGCATGCGACCATCGAGCAAGAATGGGATTACCTCCGGCGCAGCGCGTGCCAGACCGCCGCCGGCCGGGCACTGTGGAATCACGTGATTCGTGATCCCCTGGCTGCGGTGCTTGCAGGAGAGAGCTACCTCAGAAGCCTCTACGAGAAGATGAGGCAGGACAGGCTTAGCGATGCCCGAGAAGTCTCGGGGGTGATTCTGGCAGTACGAACTCTTTGGTTCGATTCCAGGATCGAAGCTGCCATCAATTCCTTCGGCGACAGGGGAGCTCATCAGGTGGTTCTTCTCGGTGCAG GCATGGATGCGAGAGCTTACCGCCTCAGCTGCCTCAAGGAAAGCATTGTATTCGAAGTGGACTTCCCTGAGCTCTTGCAGATCAAGGTTTCCCTCCTCAAGGAAATGATGGCATCTTCCAAAGACCAACAAATCGTGATGATAGCCAAGTCCCTGGTCAGAGTGGCAGCTGACCTCAGGGAAGGGGACTGGATCGAGGAACTCCAGAAGCGTGGGTTTGTTCCTACAAGGAACACCGTGTGGGTGCTCGAAGGCATCCTCTACTACCTGTCTCACCTCCATGCCATGCAAGTTCTTGAGGTCATCGCTGCCAACTGCAACTTGACCCACACCGTCCTCCTCGCGGACTTCATGAACAAATCTTCGGTTTCCCTCTCCAACTCCACCTTCCATTTCTACAGTGACTGGCCAGACCATTTGCTGCCCACGCTCGGGTATTGCCATGTCAAGCTCTCACAACTAGGGGACCCTGATGCTCACTTTGGCTTGCTGCATGACCCCCAGAACCTGTTCAACAAGTTAAGGAGCTTGCCCAGATCCATGGAGACTCACCCGGAGGATGGAACACCATGCCGACGGTTGTACCTGGTGGAAGCCTCCGGAGGTCCAAGCCAGGATAGCTGA